A region of Dermabacter vaginalis DNA encodes the following proteins:
- a CDS encoding BCCT family transporter has protein sequence MPRPRKPEPDQVGPEQSQEEPSTQTTEVQLPRFRGSIIPPIDSLFIKALPPVLIVCVVVAVVVNPDGTANVIDGLRTHITAGWTWYFVAYSVLAVALCVWLTFSKLGKVRLGGPKAKPEHSAFAWYSMLFACGQGIGLIFWSLAQPIMMKEDSAILPITGNPGEGGIVWTYFHWGFTAWAIYGGIAACLAYSHHNLGKTLTFREATVDILPKKAQRPAGVVIEMLAIIATVLGLATSFSFAAIQFSSGLSSLTSLESGNTVWLIVIAVFAVLAAFSAFMGVDKGMKRISELNTILSVVLVLGVLLFGPTVYILSNLVQTSGSFISNFLSMSFFTAPELTMTPIDSWQDSWNGWWTVFIWCWVIAFSPFVAGFIARISRGRTIREFVVGVTIVPSIIVMVWVGIIASAGMFYDEKSGGAVTEAVGIDNAAGLFEMLGMIPYIGTILIIVATVLVGTYYVTSLDSGTYALAEFVNAPKKASSAFRVVLVVSIAVVAIVLLSLGSDSVVDTVQTGTIIGAFPFSFVVLLMIINLFRRLRHRDRETRLLEREVNDPEVRPEDFTVDEHGLPLPSEEIPDDIPGLPEKS, from the coding sequence ATGCCCCGACCGAGAAAGCCCGAACCGGATCAGGTAGGGCCAGAGCAATCACAAGAGGAACCGAGTACCCAGACCACGGAGGTACAGCTCCCTCGCTTCCGCGGTTCGATCATCCCGCCTATTGATTCCCTCTTTATCAAGGCGCTGCCACCGGTTCTCATCGTGTGCGTGGTGGTCGCGGTTGTCGTGAATCCCGACGGAACCGCGAACGTGATCGACGGTCTTCGCACACACATCACGGCGGGATGGACCTGGTACTTCGTCGCATACTCGGTGCTTGCTGTAGCACTGTGCGTGTGGCTCACCTTTTCCAAGCTCGGCAAGGTGCGGCTCGGCGGCCCGAAAGCGAAGCCCGAGCACTCGGCTTTCGCGTGGTATTCGATGCTCTTCGCGTGTGGTCAAGGCATCGGCCTTATCTTCTGGTCGCTCGCCCAGCCCATCATGATGAAGGAGGATTCGGCGATCCTCCCGATCACTGGGAACCCTGGTGAGGGCGGCATCGTGTGGACGTACTTCCACTGGGGTTTTACCGCGTGGGCCATTTACGGCGGTATCGCCGCGTGCCTCGCGTACTCGCACCACAACCTCGGTAAGACCCTCACCTTTAGGGAGGCCACCGTCGACATCCTTCCAAAGAAGGCCCAGCGCCCCGCGGGTGTGGTCATCGAGATGCTCGCGATCATCGCGACCGTCCTCGGTCTCGCCACGAGTTTCTCGTTCGCTGCCATCCAGTTCTCTTCGGGGCTCAGCTCGCTTACGAGTCTCGAGAGCGGCAACACGGTGTGGCTCATCGTGATCGCCGTGTTCGCTGTTCTTGCCGCGTTCTCCGCCTTTATGGGAGTGGATAAGGGCATGAAACGCATTTCTGAGCTCAACACGATTCTTTCCGTTGTGCTCGTGCTCGGCGTGCTGCTTTTCGGCCCCACGGTCTACATCCTCTCGAACCTCGTGCAGACATCGGGAAGTTTCATCAGCAACTTTCTTTCGATGAGTTTCTTTACAGCGCCCGAACTTACGATGACCCCGATCGATTCGTGGCAGGACAGCTGGAACGGCTGGTGGACCGTGTTCATCTGGTGCTGGGTGATCGCGTTCAGCCCCTTCGTTGCCGGCTTCATCGCGCGCATCTCGCGCGGCCGCACGATCCGCGAGTTTGTCGTGGGCGTGACCATCGTGCCGTCGATCATCGTCATGGTGTGGGTGGGCATCATCGCCTCGGCCGGGATGTTCTACGACGAGAAGAGTGGGGGTGCCGTCACCGAAGCGGTGGGTATTGATAACGCGGCGGGTCTCTTTGAGATGCTCGGCATGATTCCCTACATCGGCACGATCCTCATCATCGTCGCGACCGTCCTCGTGGGCACTTACTACGTCACCTCACTGGATTCGGGTACGTACGCGCTCGCGGAATTCGTGAACGCCCCGAAAAAGGCGAGTAGCGCCTTCAGGGTTGTGCTTGTCGTCTCGATCGCCGTCGTCGCAATCGTGCTTCTTTCGCTCGGCTCCGATTCGGTTGTGGACACCGTGCAGACCGGCACGATCATCGGCGCGTTCCCCTTCTCGTTCGTGGTGCTGCTCATGATCATCAACCTGTTCAGGCGCTTGCGTCATCGCGACCGCGAAACCCGCTTGCTCGAGCGTGAGGTCAACGATCCCGAGGTACGCCCCGAGGACTTCACGGTCGACGAGCATGGCCTTCCGCTTCCGTCGGAGGAGATTCCCGACGACATCCCGGGCCTTCCCGAGAAGTCATAA
- a CDS encoding creatininase, which translates to MHIDPTVLDAAVTSSPERDLAFTAAPEYASWCQKRSVVLIPVGALEQHGPHMPLGTDALLSHAMARGVCDLMNAKADAEIGSAKVAQPFVYGYKSQQKSGGGNHLPGTISLDAHTLTTYARDVTRGFLAQGVSSVVFVNGHYENYQFLYEGVDLALRDLGIVQGAERNALLLSYWDYVDDSTLAKVYPDGFPGWDIEHGGVLETALMMRLYPSLVNESAMIDHPAADLPRFDRLPVVPERTPETGCLSSPRGASREKGEWLFSAATSAIAADLLQELNLT; encoded by the coding sequence GTGCACATCGACCCGACCGTCCTTGACGCCGCCGTGACCTCAAGCCCCGAACGCGACCTCGCATTTACCGCAGCTCCCGAATATGCCTCGTGGTGTCAAAAACGCTCGGTCGTGCTCATTCCCGTTGGTGCTCTCGAGCAGCACGGCCCCCACATGCCACTCGGCACCGATGCGCTGCTCTCGCACGCCATGGCACGCGGCGTATGCGACCTCATGAATGCCAAGGCCGATGCTGAAATCGGCTCCGCTAAAGTCGCCCAGCCCTTCGTGTACGGATATAAATCCCAGCAGAAGTCCGGCGGGGGGAATCACCTCCCCGGCACAATTAGCCTCGATGCCCACACTCTCACGACCTACGCACGTGATGTCACGCGCGGTTTTCTCGCGCAGGGGGTAAGCAGCGTGGTGTTCGTCAACGGCCACTACGAGAACTACCAGTTCCTCTACGAAGGCGTGGACCTTGCCCTTCGAGACCTCGGGATCGTGCAAGGGGCCGAGCGCAACGCGCTCTTGCTTAGCTATTGGGACTATGTGGATGACTCTACGCTCGCGAAGGTGTATCCCGACGGCTTCCCGGGATGGGATATCGAGCACGGCGGAGTTCTCGAAACTGCCCTCATGATGCGCCTTTACCCGAGTCTCGTGAACGAATCCGCGATGATCGATCACCCCGCGGCTGATCTACCTCGCTTCGACCGTCTCCCCGTCGTGCCCGAACGTACGCCCGAAACGGGCTGCCTCTCGTCACCGCGAGGAGCAAGCCGCGAAAAAGGAGAGTGGCTCTTTAGCGCCGCGACCTCCGCGATCGCTGCTGACCTCCTCCAAGAACTGAACCTTACCTAA
- a CDS encoding glycoside hydrolase family 13 protein: protein MANEWWRDAVVYQVYPRSFADANGDGMGDLPGITAKLDYLKDLGVDALWLSPFYTSPQKDGGYDVSDYTDVDPRFGSISDADALIARAHELGIKVIVDIVPNHSSDQHELFQKALAAKPGSPERDMYMFRDGKGENGELPPNNWQSIFHGSAWTRVTEADGKPGQWYLHIFDTSQPDWNWENPKVHELFEGVLRFWMDRGADGFRVDVAHGMVKPEGLPDAPEVKETAMLDTGDDEDIPVYFDQDGVHEIYREWRAIMNEYDGDRMMVAEAWVPKNRQHLYVRPDEMHQIFNFGFLQAGWSVETLTSAIMEPLTFANEVGAPTTWVLSNHDTIRHATRYGFDHGYRFGEGLSREEKPDFELGVRRARAATALMLALPGSAYLYQGEEFGLPEVADIPDELREDPAHKRAGVPGRDGCRVPLPWEKDAPAYGYSPTGEAWLPQPEIFGELAADQQAGKPDSTLEMYRTALRLRRELELGKGTDVTINDSLGEGILSLTSGPVTVLVNTTSEDAPLPAGAEVLFASVPDAKNTLAANSTVWIKN, encoded by the coding sequence ATGGCCAACGAATGGTGGCGCGACGCCGTTGTTTATCAGGTGTATCCGCGCTCGTTCGCTGACGCAAACGGTGACGGCATGGGCGACCTGCCCGGTATCACCGCAAAACTCGACTACCTCAAGGATCTGGGCGTCGATGCCCTGTGGCTCTCCCCGTTCTACACGTCGCCACAGAAGGACGGCGGCTACGACGTCTCCGATTACACCGACGTTGATCCACGCTTCGGCTCGATTAGCGACGCCGACGCTCTCATCGCCCGCGCACACGAGCTCGGCATCAAGGTCATCGTCGATATCGTTCCGAACCACTCGAGCGACCAGCACGAGCTGTTCCAAAAGGCCCTCGCGGCGAAGCCCGGCTCCCCCGAGCGCGACATGTATATGTTCCGCGACGGCAAGGGCGAAAACGGTGAGCTCCCGCCAAACAACTGGCAGTCGATCTTCCACGGGAGCGCGTGGACGCGCGTGACGGAGGCCGACGGTAAGCCGGGCCAGTGGTACCTCCACATCTTCGATACCTCCCAGCCCGACTGGAACTGGGAGAACCCCAAGGTCCACGAGCTTTTCGAAGGCGTCCTGCGTTTCTGGATGGACCGGGGGGCCGACGGTTTCCGCGTCGACGTCGCGCACGGCATGGTCAAGCCCGAGGGACTTCCCGATGCTCCCGAGGTCAAGGAGACCGCCATGCTCGATACGGGCGATGACGAAGACATCCCCGTATATTTCGATCAGGATGGCGTGCACGAGATCTACCGCGAGTGGCGTGCAATCATGAACGAGTACGACGGCGATCGCATGATGGTGGCCGAAGCGTGGGTGCCGAAGAACCGCCAGCACCTCTACGTGCGCCCCGACGAAATGCACCAGATCTTCAACTTCGGCTTCCTTCAGGCCGGTTGGAGCGTCGAGACTCTCACGTCGGCAATCATGGAGCCGCTCACGTTTGCGAACGAGGTTGGCGCCCCCACGACCTGGGTGCTCTCGAACCACGACACGATCCGCCACGCGACCCGCTACGGCTTCGATCACGGCTACCGCTTCGGCGAGGGCCTCTCGCGCGAGGAAAAGCCTGATTTCGAGCTCGGCGTGCGCCGCGCACGCGCCGCGACTGCGCTCATGCTCGCCCTGCCCGGATCGGCGTACCTCTACCAGGGCGAAGAATTCGGCCTTCCAGAGGTCGCGGACATCCCCGACGAGCTGCGCGAGGACCCTGCCCACAAGCGCGCTGGTGTTCCGGGCCGCGACGGCTGCCGCGTGCCGCTCCCCTGGGAAAAGGACGCCCCCGCCTACGGTTACTCGCCGACGGGCGAGGCGTGGCTCCCCCAACCCGAGATCTTTGGCGAACTCGCCGCAGATCAGCAGGCTGGAAAGCCGGATTCGACACTCGAGATGTACCGCACGGCCCTGCGCCTGCGTCGCGAGCTCGAGCTCGGCAAAGGCACCGACGTCACCATCAACGATTCGCTCGGCGAGGGCATCCTCTCGCTCACGTCGGGCCCCGTCACGGTGCTCGTCAACACGACCAGTGAGGACGCACCGCTTCCCGCAGGTGCCGAGGTCCTCTTCGCCTCGGTCCCGGACGCGAAGAATACTCTCGCCGCGAACTCGACGGTGTGGATCAAAAACTAA
- a CDS encoding IclR family transcriptional regulator has product MTKATTNTAPQAPRSNSTISTVAAILRCFTVDEPECGVTEISEAVGLHKSSVSRTLRTLEAERMVSQNPETKRYRLSWGLLSIVGPLLSHLDLRSLAYPIMKDLVAHTRETVSLCVFDGVEAIVVEQVQGTEMIRHVTPIGTRYLSLEHATVRVFHAWRGGEAGLKTAGVREAQPEAAGWDREQYEKRLEDIRQDQVAVNNRDSNDDEIGIASPIFDHRGGIVGALLLAAPAFRTPNARLDSLCPAVREAAEKIGRSMGFTPENFR; this is encoded by the coding sequence ATGACGAAAGCGACCACGAACACCGCGCCTCAGGCACCGCGCTCGAACTCCACGATTTCGACCGTCGCGGCCATCCTTCGATGCTTTACCGTCGATGAGCCTGAATGCGGCGTCACCGAAATTTCAGAAGCCGTCGGACTCCATAAGTCGAGCGTGTCCCGCACACTCCGCACGCTTGAGGCCGAGCGGATGGTCTCCCAGAATCCCGAGACGAAACGGTACCGGCTCAGCTGGGGGCTCTTGTCGATCGTCGGCCCTCTTCTTTCGCACCTCGACCTGCGCTCGCTCGCGTATCCGATCATGAAAGATCTCGTTGCGCACACCCGCGAGACCGTCTCCCTGTGCGTCTTTGACGGGGTGGAGGCAATCGTGGTCGAGCAGGTGCAGGGCACAGAGATGATTCGCCATGTGACCCCGATCGGTACGCGCTACCTTTCACTCGAACACGCGACGGTGCGTGTGTTCCATGCGTGGCGCGGGGGCGAGGCGGGGCTCAAGACTGCGGGGGTACGTGAGGCACAGCCCGAAGCAGCCGGCTGGGATCGTGAACAATACGAGAAGCGCCTTGAAGACATCCGCCAAGACCAGGTCGCCGTCAATAATCGTGATTCAAACGACGACGAAATCGGCATTGCGAGCCCCATTTTCGATCACCGAGGCGGCATCGTGGGGGCCCTGCTGCTCGCCGCGCCGGCGTTTCGCACGCCGAATGCACGCCTCGATTCCCTGTGCCCAGCCGTGCGCGAGGCGGCGGAGAAAATCGGCAGAAGCATGGGGTTTACCCCCGAAAACTTCCGTTAA
- a CDS encoding ABC transporter permease subunit — protein MTATDAPAFKERSTSLLPLILKIVFLGAVLATACWLVPVLIGLKLWMWLAITIVVTIAIFCIYSTKRFIPAKYIFPGTFFLLVFLITPILLTVNYSFTNYGDGTRGTKEQAIASITGNSVKEVEGSTRFNASVATTGTAADGPFELYLVNPETGEIFHGSTEQPLEKVDPADVKVENKRVVEAGTGVQILTNKEINQAGKKVLEIAVEKSDTEAIRLLTPTMAFEGTKVMRYDEASDTIKNTETGETWSVKNVNGSDRFVSDKTGQALSQGWLQGIGLDNYARLFTDAKIGAQFFQVFLWTLAFAFLSVATTFILGLFLALVLNDDRLKGKRLYRSFLLLPYAVPGFISLLIWSNFYNKDFGLINNLLHLDINWLGDPTMAKVAVLLTNLWMGFPYMFIICTGALQSIPEDIKEAARIDGASRFQTTVRVIAPLLLVAVAPLLVSSFAFNFNNFNAIQLLTAGGPFIGNNYTAGGTDILISMIYRLAFGGSGADFGFASAVSVALFVITGLLAALQFRATRALEDIN, from the coding sequence ATGACCGCAACGGATGCGCCCGCGTTCAAAGAACGCTCCACGTCGCTTTTGCCCCTGATCCTCAAGATTGTTTTCCTCGGCGCGGTTCTCGCCACCGCGTGCTGGCTTGTCCCCGTGCTGATCGGCCTCAAGCTGTGGATGTGGCTCGCGATCACCATCGTCGTCACGATCGCGATTTTCTGCATCTACTCGACTAAACGCTTTATCCCCGCGAAGTACATCTTCCCGGGAACGTTCTTCCTTCTGGTCTTCCTCATCACGCCTATCCTCCTCACCGTGAACTACTCGTTCACGAACTACGGTGACGGCACGCGCGGCACGAAGGAGCAGGCAATCGCTTCGATCACCGGCAATTCGGTGAAGGAAGTTGAGGGCTCGACGCGCTTCAACGCGAGCGTTGCGACGACCGGCACCGCCGCCGACGGCCCGTTCGAGCTGTATCTCGTGAATCCAGAAACGGGAGAGATCTTCCACGGAAGCACCGAGCAGCCGCTTGAGAAAGTCGATCCGGCCGACGTCAAGGTCGAGAATAAACGCGTCGTTGAGGCCGGTACGGGCGTCCAGATCCTCACAAACAAGGAGATCAACCAGGCAGGAAAGAAGGTCCTCGAAATCGCCGTTGAAAAGAGCGATACAGAGGCGATCCGCTTGCTCACTCCGACGATGGCCTTCGAGGGTACGAAGGTCATGCGCTATGACGAGGCGTCCGACACGATCAAGAACACCGAGACCGGTGAGACCTGGTCGGTCAAAAACGTGAACGGTAGCGATCGTTTCGTGAGCGATAAAACCGGTCAGGCCCTCTCCCAGGGCTGGCTTCAAGGAATCGGTCTTGATAACTACGCGCGCTTGTTCACCGATGCCAAAATCGGCGCGCAGTTCTTCCAGGTGTTCCTGTGGACCCTCGCCTTCGCTTTTCTGAGCGTCGCCACGACGTTTATCTTGGGGCTTTTCCTCGCGCTCGTCCTCAACGACGACCGTCTCAAGGGCAAGCGACTGTACCGCTCCTTCTTGCTTCTCCCCTACGCGGTTCCGGGGTTCATTTCGCTCCTCATTTGGTCGAACTTCTACAACAAAGACTTCGGCCTCATCAACAATTTGTTGCACCTCGACATCAACTGGCTCGGTGATCCAACCATGGCGAAGGTTGCCGTGCTTCTCACGAACCTCTGGATGGGCTTCCCCTACATGTTCATTATTTGTACAGGCGCACTCCAGTCGATCCCCGAGGACATCAAGGAGGCCGCGCGCATCGATGGCGCGAGCCGCTTCCAAACAACCGTGAGGGTCATCGCCCCGCTCTTGCTCGTCGCGGTGGCACCACTTCTCGTCTCATCCTTCGCGTTCAACTTCAATAACTTCAATGCGATCCAGCTGCTCACGGCCGGTGGCCCGTTCATCGGAAACAACTACACCGCGGGTGGCACCGACATCCTGATCTCGATGATCTACCGCCTCGCCTTCGGCGGCTCCGGCGCCGATTTCGGCTTCGCTTCCGCGGTGTCGGTCGCACTGTTCGTCATCACGGGTCTGCTCGCCGCGCTGCAGTTCCGCGCGACGCGCGCGCTCGAGGACATCAACTAG
- a CDS encoding sugar ABC transporter substrate-binding protein, producing MKIRRKTFLAASAATIGATALAACGGNNSNSGSSNASDGGKDGAAEAPERADADLVIWTDEKKANSLKDAAKKWGEANGMSVAVQIVATDPQANFITANQAGNGPDMILAAHDWIGNLIQNSAITPVQLSAKATESIDEIGIKAATYEGQVYGLPYAVETLVLYSNNALTDVPEPKTIEELVEAGKASGAEDILSLPIGEEGDAYHMEPLYTSGGGYLFGKTAEGDPDPSDIGVGKEGSIAAGEKLKELGAEGVLKTSITGENSIARFTDGKAAYLISGPWALADIQKAGMDYTMSAIPGFEGMNPAEPFAGVNLFFVAASGKNAVNAQTFLQSIAEDSTVIEEMFPINPLPPVNKEIQKKLAGEHPDMIKNAELASKALPMPAIPAMAAVWQPLGIAQANIVKGADPKDAMESAGEQIKSQI from the coding sequence GTGAAGATTCGCCGCAAGACTTTCCTCGCTGCGAGCGCAGCAACCATCGGCGCTACCGCCCTTGCCGCCTGTGGCGGCAACAACTCGAACTCCGGCTCGTCAAACGCTTCTGATGGCGGCAAAGACGGCGCAGCCGAAGCACCCGAGCGCGCCGATGCGGACCTCGTCATCTGGACCGACGAAAAGAAGGCGAACTCACTAAAGGACGCCGCCAAGAAGTGGGGCGAAGCAAACGGCATGAGCGTCGCCGTGCAGATCGTTGCCACGGATCCGCAAGCAAACTTCATTACCGCGAACCAGGCCGGCAACGGCCCCGACATGATCCTCGCGGCCCATGACTGGATCGGTAACCTCATCCAGAACTCGGCGATCACCCCCGTGCAGCTGAGCGCCAAGGCGACTGAGAGCATCGACGAGATCGGTATAAAGGCCGCGACATACGAGGGTCAGGTCTACGGCCTCCCCTACGCGGTCGAAACCCTCGTCCTTTACTCGAACAACGCCCTCACGGACGTTCCCGAGCCGAAGACCATCGAGGAACTCGTCGAAGCCGGCAAGGCCTCGGGCGCAGAGGATATCCTCTCCCTTCCGATTGGCGAAGAAGGCGACGCCTACCACATGGAGCCCCTTTACACGTCGGGTGGCGGCTACCTCTTCGGTAAGACCGCCGAGGGCGACCCGGATCCTTCAGACATCGGCGTGGGCAAGGAAGGCTCGATCGCTGCCGGCGAGAAGCTCAAGGAACTCGGCGCCGAGGGTGTTCTCAAGACCTCGATTACCGGCGAGAACTCGATCGCGCGCTTTACCGACGGCAAAGCCGCCTACCTCATCTCGGGCCCCTGGGCGCTCGCAGACATCCAGAAGGCCGGTATGGACTACACGATGAGTGCGATTCCCGGCTTCGAAGGCATGAACCCGGCCGAGCCGTTCGCTGGTGTCAACCTCTTCTTCGTTGCGGCGAGCGGTAAGAACGCGGTCAACGCCCAAACGTTCCTCCAGTCGATCGCCGAGGATTCGACCGTGATCGAGGAAATGTTCCCGATCAACCCGCTTCCCCCGGTCAACAAGGAAATCCAGAAGAAGCTCGCGGGCGAGCATCCCGACATGATCAAGAACGCCGAGCTCGCCTCGAAGGCGCTGCCGATGCCCGCGATCCCCGCGATGGCTGCCGTGTGGCAGCCGCTCGGCATTGCTCAAGCGAACATCGTCAAGGGTGCCGACCCCAAGGACGCCATGGAATCCGCAGGCGAGCAGATCAAGTCGCAGATCTGA
- a CDS encoding sugar ABC transporter permease — MAKKNPEGFQRTNKMPFGHWFLEIGWRHLVGIGAMIFAAIPILYVISASLNPLGTVSSTSVIPTQFSLVHFETLLSGARGNFLQWALNTVIVCAVVSFTQIFLSLLASYAFSRMRFKGRRGGLLALLLVMMFPAILSMIAVYTMIADLGQAIPFLGLNSLPGYIIVMLGGSLGQVWLIKGFFDTVPKELDEAAIIDGASHWQVFWRILVPTLTPILATTFVLSLVGVMSDFLLGSIFLTDDSKKTLAVGLYGMLQGDRSNNLGIFAAGAVMTMIPVIALYQFLQKYIVGGSTAGAVKG; from the coding sequence ATGGCTAAGAAAAATCCCGAAGGCTTCCAGCGCACCAACAAGATGCCGTTTGGTCACTGGTTCCTTGAAATCGGTTGGCGCCACCTCGTGGGCATCGGCGCGATGATTTTTGCGGCAATCCCGATCCTGTATGTCATTTCGGCGTCGCTCAATCCGCTTGGCACGGTGAGCTCGACCTCGGTGATCCCAACTCAGTTCAGTTTGGTGCACTTCGAGACTCTCCTGAGCGGCGCACGCGGAAACTTCTTGCAGTGGGCCCTGAATACGGTCATCGTCTGCGCGGTCGTGTCGTTCACGCAGATCTTTCTGTCGCTGCTTGCGAGCTACGCCTTCAGCCGGATGCGGTTCAAGGGACGCCGCGGCGGTCTCCTCGCGCTTTTGCTGGTCATGATGTTCCCGGCGATCCTCTCGATGATTGCGGTGTACACGATGATCGCGGATCTCGGTCAAGCGATTCCGTTCCTTGGTCTCAACTCGCTTCCGGGCTACATCATCGTGATGCTCGGCGGTTCGCTCGGCCAGGTGTGGCTCATCAAGGGCTTCTTCGACACTGTTCCGAAGGAACTCGACGAAGCCGCCATCATTGATGGCGCGAGTCACTGGCAGGTGTTTTGGCGCATTCTCGTGCCGACCCTCACGCCGATTCTCGCGACCACCTTCGTGCTCTCCCTCGTGGGTGTCATGAGCGACTTCCTCCTCGGTTCGATCTTCCTCACGGATGACAGCAAGAAGACCCTCGCCGTGGGCCTTTACGGCATGCTGCAGGGTGACCGCTCGAACAACCTCGGCATCTTCGCCGCTGGCGCTGTGATGACGATGATCCCAGTCATCGCGCTGTATCAATTCCTCCAGAAGTACATCGTTGGCGGTTCGACCGCCGGCGCGGTGAAGGGCTGA
- a CDS encoding glycoside hydrolase family 13 protein has product MEIPAHSTGALLAREPFHDSSRAGVPSRSAGLGASVPLRVWVPDSVENPTVVLRQVVDGEPRLVTCTSGHSDGAGRWFEAELLARNPVTKYRFLISGREGDRPVYEWLTAAGIADHDVSDAHDFTYLACGSKAPEWLEGAIVYQVFPDRFARSASSGKLPKDALAEWALPMQWEEPCEENGEKNGRQIYGGDLKGLEERLDYLKDLGVSVVYMCPIFPAGSAHRYDASTFDRVDPLLGGNEALVSLTEAAHERGMKIIMDLTTNHTGNTHEWFRKAQADATSEEAGFYFFTEHPDRYDGWLGIDSLPKLDYDSAALRARMYSGENSIVRRYLESPFNVDGWRIDVANMTGRHGEQDLTHEVARDIREAMREGTWLVAEHFHDASADLAGDGWDGAMNYTGFTKPLWAWLSPEKSTVNWLGLPMGVPKLSTRAVLATLRDYNAQLTYEARLHSQNQLCSHDTARSRTVFGDPDRHAAALGALVGLPGVPTLFAGDELALEGNNGEHSRTPMPWTAIDTDTLCEHQRHWRDLTAAVFAARSAFKALQSGGLRWLHAGEDSLTFMRTDRTEPVLIHLARAAHDDIALPESLVLASPSGHDSAAVHSPGVSLETMSAVSGEQASDQIMTLRAERAGFLITPMRPLAAAPIRGH; this is encoded by the coding sequence GTGGAGATTCCCGCTCATTCCACGGGCGCCCTTCTCGCGCGCGAACCGTTTCATGACAGTTCGCGCGCGGGGGTGCCGTCCCGCTCCGCTGGTCTCGGTGCGTCCGTTCCGCTTCGCGTATGGGTTCCGGATTCGGTGGAGAATCCGACGGTTGTTTTGCGCCAGGTGGTGGACGGGGAGCCGCGATTGGTTACATGCACCTCGGGCCATTCCGACGGTGCCGGACGCTGGTTTGAGGCCGAGCTTCTCGCGCGCAACCCCGTGACGAAATATCGTTTCCTTATTTCCGGGCGCGAGGGCGATCGTCCCGTCTATGAATGGCTCACGGCCGCCGGAATCGCCGACCACGACGTGTCCGACGCTCACGATTTCACGTATCTCGCGTGTGGCTCGAAGGCACCCGAGTGGCTCGAGGGCGCAATCGTGTACCAGGTGTTCCCGGATCGGTTTGCACGCTCAGCCTCGAGCGGGAAGCTTCCGAAAGACGCGCTTGCTGAGTGGGCACTTCCCATGCAGTGGGAGGAGCCATGCGAGGAAAACGGTGAAAAAAATGGCCGCCAGATTTATGGCGGCGATTTGAAGGGACTCGAGGAACGGCTCGATTACCTCAAGGATCTCGGCGTAAGCGTTGTGTACATGTGCCCGATCTTCCCCGCGGGGTCGGCGCATCGATACGACGCCTCGACGTTTGACCGGGTTGATCCATTGCTCGGTGGCAACGAGGCGCTCGTGTCGCTCACCGAAGCCGCGCATGAGCGTGGCATGAAAATCATCATGGACCTTACTACGAACCACACTGGCAACACGCACGAGTGGTTCAGGAAGGCGCAAGCGGACGCGACGAGCGAAGAAGCGGGCTTCTACTTCTTTACGGAGCACCCCGATCGCTACGACGGCTGGCTCGGCATTGATTCGCTTCCGAAGCTCGATTACGACAGCGCTGCTCTTCGCGCGCGGATGTACTCCGGGGAAAACTCGATCGTTCGCCGTTACCTCGAGTCCCCGTTTAACGTGGATGGTTGGCGCATCGACGTGGCGAACATGACGGGCCGCCATGGCGAGCAGGATCTCACCCATGAGGTCGCCCGCGACATCCGCGAAGCCATGCGTGAGGGCACGTGGCTCGTGGCGGAGCATTTCCACGATGCCTCAGCCGACCTTGCCGGTGACGGCTGGGATGGCGCCATGAATTACACGGGCTTCACGAAGCCCCTGTGGGCGTGGCTCAGCCCCGAAAAATCCACGGTGAATTGGCTCGGCCTTCCCATGGGGGTGCCGAAACTGTCCACGCGAGCGGTGCTCGCCACGCTGCGCGATTACAATGCTCAGCTCACATACGAAGCGCGCTTACACTCGCAAAACCAGCTGTGCTCGCACGACACTGCCCGCAGTCGCACCGTTTTCGGCGATCCCGATCGTCACGCGGCGGCGCTCGGCGCTCTCGTGGGACTGCCTGGTGTCCCCACGTTGTTCGCTGGCGACGAGCTTGCACTCGAGGGTAATAACGGCGAGCATTCGCGAACGCCCATGCCGTGGACCGCTATCGATACGGATACCCTCTGTGAGCACCAACGGCACTGGCGCGACCTCACGGCCGCGGTTTTCGCTGCGCGCAGCGCCTTCAAGGCTCTGCAAAGCGGGGGGCTGCGTTGGCTACACGCAGGCGAGGACTCGCTGACGTTCATGCGCACCGACCGCACCGAGCCCGTGCTCATTCACCTCGCACGTGCAGCACACGACGACATCGCCCTTCCGGAATCGCTCGTGCTGGCCTCACCCAGCGGGCACGACAGCGCCGCCGTGCACTCCCCCGGCGTCTCTCTTGAGACCATGAGTGCAGTAAGCGGTGAGCAAGCGTCGGACCAGATCATGACCCTGCGAGCCGAACGCGCAGGTTTCCTGATCACCCCCATGCGGCCCCTCGCGGCCGCACCCATTCGCGGCCACTGA